AATAGACGAGACGATGTCCTTGTGCTGATAGACGAATACCAGTAAAGTAGTCTTCACTGAGAGAATCGGTGACAAAACCGCCAATTTCCTCAAGTGGTTTGCGTCTAACGACAAAAGAAGTTCCCGAACAAACTACGCTTCCTGCTGCATCTTTAATAGGTTGCAATTGTCGGTAAAATACTTCTTCTTCTGGCGTTAAAATTTCTTCTAGACCCAAATTACGAGCAATAGGGTCTATATTATAGAAGCTTTGCGGTGTTTGTACTAAAGCTACTTGTTTGTCTTGAAAAAAACCCACAGTTCGTTTTAAAAAGTTACGGGTAGGAACAAAATCTGCATCAAAAACTACGATCAACTCTCCCGTCGTTTTACCCAAAGCGTGGTTAAGATTACCTGCTTTAGCGTGACTGTTATCGGGTCGAGTTAAATATTTACAGCCTAATTCTCTTGACAGTTGAGCCATTTCCGGTCTTTTGGTATCGTCGAGTACGTAAACCGTTTTAAAAGGGTAATCGAGAGCTTGGCAACCGATAACGGTGCGTCTGAGAATAAATTCAGGCTCATTATAAGTAGGAATAAAAATATCTACCGCAGGTTGAAAGCTACCTTCAGTAACCGCTACTGATAGTTCATCCGCTTCTCGATAACGGTTGGTGACTTTCAACATTAAGACTAACTGGATTGTGCTACTAAAAAGAACGAAAACTTCAAAAAAATATAAAGCTAAACTGAAAATTCCGTTAAGAGGATCGCTTAAATTTAAAGTCGACAAAGTCCGCCAGAGTAAATAGCGTACTACTAATAAGAGTAAAATTAAGACTACTGTTACCCTTGACCAGTGAGTAGGTTTAGGTGAAACCTTAGTAATTCCCAAAGCAATTAGAAAAAAACCAATAGTAGGAAAAAACAAAAATTGTCCTACTAGCATGGGAGTTTCTAACCACATAGGTGGGTTGCGTTGAAGATTCTCTAAATAGCTAAAAAGTAATTCAACGCTTTCCCAACCTGCTAACCAGAGAATAATAATTAAAGCAAAAATTAGAATGGATCCAAACAAAACTAAAGTGGCTGTTTGTGGTCTAGCTTTTAAAAAATATTGGAATTTCATCGCTTAATTAAAAACTCGCCTATTTACATGTATAGCAATACTTAATGAAAATAAGCTGAGAACTCGTTAGTTTTCAGAGTGGCTGTTTCTAAAAACCACTCTCATTGTTCTGCTCTTAACGCTTAGCTAACTTTTTACTGTTGATCTTGCGTAGACGAATAGATAAAGGAGTAATTTCCACCAGTTCATCCGAAGCAATATATTCTAAAGCTCTTTCGAGACTCATTTCTATGGGCGATTGCAATTGTACCAACTCATCCCCTGTAGCTGAACGGTGATTAGTGAGCTGTTTAGTTTTACAAACGTTGAGCTCTAAATTTTGAGAACGGTTATGTTCACCGATAATCATCCCTTTGTATACTTTAGTCCCTGGAGTGATAAAGAAAACACCCCGATCCTCAGCGTTTTTCATCGCGTAAAAAGTAGCCACTCCCTCTTCGAAAGCGATCATCGTGCCATTATAACGAGTTTCTACCTCACCACAGAGAGGGCGGTATTCTAAGAAACTGTGGTTCATAATTCCTTCACCACGAGTCAGACGGATAAAATCGCCGCGAAAACCGATCAATCCGCGAGCAGGTACCACGAATTCAAGCTGAGTGCGACCATGACCCCCTGCTTGCATATCCTGCATTTCTCCCTTACGCTGACCTAAACGTTCAATACAAGCGCCAACAGCGTCGTCAGGAACGTCTAAAACCAGATATTCAAATGGTTCGCAGGGTTGACCACTTACCTCTCGATAGATAACTTGGGGTTGGGAGACTTGGAACTCATAACCCTCGCGACGCATGGTTTCAATCAGGATACCCAGATGCAACTCTCCCCGTCCGGAGACCAAAAATTGCTCAGGGGAATCTCCATCTTCGACGCGTAAAGCCACGTTAGTTTCTAATTCTCGCATCAGGCGATCGCGTATCTGTCTAGAGGTCACAAAAGTCCCCTCAGTCCCTGCAAATGGAGAATCATTTACCGAGAAAGTCATTTGTAGAGTTGGTTCGTCTACTTTAATTAAAGGTAAAGCTTTAGGTTCATCGGGACAAGTAATCGTTTCACCGATATTAGCGTCAGCGAAGCCAGCCACAGCTACGATATTACCAGCGCTCGCTTCCGTTAGTTCTATGCGTTGTAGTCCTTCAAAGCCCAAGAGTTTAGTAATTCTGCCCTTAACGATTTCGTCGTTATCTTTCATCAAAGCCGCTTGTTGATTAGCTCTGATGGTCCCATTATGAATCCTGCCGATCACAATCCGACCGAGATACTCTGAATAATCTAGGGTTGTTACCTGTAGTTGTAGAGGTTTTTGGGGATCGCCTGCCGGGGGCGGAACGTGTTGTAAAATCGCTTCAAACAGGGGCTGCATATCTTTCCCCTCGTTGTTTAGGTCTGTTTTGGCGTAGCCTGATAAACCCGATGCAAATAGAGTTACAAAATCGCATTGATCGTCATCGGCGCCCAACTCGACAAACAGATCGAAGACTTTATCTATTGCTGCGTCGGGTTCAGCTTGAGGGCGATCTATTTTATTAATAACTAGGATAGGACGTAGACCCTTTTCTAGGGCTTTTTTGAGGACAAAGCGAGTCTGAGGCATAGGTCCTTCGTTGGCGTCTACAATTAAGATACAGCCGTCTACCATCCCTAAAACCCGTTCTACTTCTCCGCCAAAATCTGCGTGTCCGGGGGTATCAACGATATTAATCAAAATATCTTTATAACGAACCGCGGTATTCTTTGATAAAATGGTGATGCCCCGTTCTCTTTCCAAATCGTTGGAATCCATGACACAGGTGGGTACTTGTTCCCCATCGCGGAAAATACCAGACTGTTTTAAAAGGGCGTCAACTAAAGTCGTTTTACCATGGTCAACGTGAGCGATGATGGCGACGTTGCGAATAGGAAGAGACATAGAAATAATTTTAAACTAAAACTTTCTTAACAATTTTAACTCATCTAAGGTCTTTGTGACTAAACCATGATTAATCGATTTCACCTCAATTATCCCCAAGGTAGTCTCACGAGTGAGTTAATTACCATCGAACATGGCAAGTACATAGTCAAAGTCACCGCGGCTGTCGATAGTAAAGTCATGGCTACCGGTTTAGCTGGAGCTGCCACGATTGAGGAAGCAGAGGATCGCGCTCGAGATCGGGCTTTATCCGCCCTGTCTTTTTCTGATGATAAAATTAAATCCCAAGCCAAACCTGGGACACCCAATCTTTCCTTAGTGACTCCCCCTCCACCGGTGACGGAGTTGCCACGAGAAATACCCAAAAATTCCAACGTTACGGGGGATTTAGTTTCTGATACCATCGCTGAGATCAATCTGCAGATGAAACGTCTCGAGTGGACTAAAGAACAGGGGGCGGAGTATTTGCTTAAAACCTACGGTAAAAAATCCCGCCACCTGCTCTCTGATCAAGAACTTTTGGAGTTTTTAGGCTATTTGCAAAATCAACCAGAAGCTTGAACGGTAAGTTTTTTTCTGATAGTAGGTTCAATTACTTTGTCGATTAAACCGTATTGTTTGGCTTCTTCGGCTGACATAAAGAAGTCTCTTTCTGTATCTTCTTCGATTTTTTCTAAGGGTTGATTGGTGTTATTAGCTAGATACAGGTTGAGTTTTTTCTTGATGTATAGGATTTCTTGAGCTTGAATAGCAATGTCTGCCGCTTGTCCTTGGGCGCCACCTAGGGGTTGGTGAATCATAATGCGAGAATTGGGTAGACTCATGCGTTTTCCTTTAGCCCCTCCAGTTAAGAGAAAAGCACCCATACTAGCAGCTAAACCGATGCAGATGGTAGATACGTCGGGACTAACTTGGTTCATCGTATCAAAAATACCCAATCCTGCAGATACTGAACCTCCGGGAGAGTTGATATAGAGATTGATGTCTTTCTCTGGATCTTCTGCTTCTAAGAAGAGTAATTGAGCCACGATTAAGTTGGCTAATTCGTCGGTGACTTCTTCTCCTAGGAAAATGATTCTCTCGCGCAGTAGTCGAGAATAGATGTCAAAGGCGCGTTCGCCACGACCAGAAGTTTCAATTACGGTTGGAATCATTAATTTTTCCGATAGCCTTTTCTTTTGATTGTAGCGATTACTGAGAACATTCAGAGAAGATAACTGTTTCAATCCTCTGTAATGCTGCGTCTAGATCGTCATTAATTATCTGATAATCAAATTCGACGGCTGCTTGTAGTTCTAGCTTAGCTTGTTCTAGACGTTTGTGAATATCAGTGTCAGAATTATTGCCTCTGTTTCTTAAACGATGTTCCAATTCGGCGAAAGATGGAGGCAAAATAAATAAACTTAGAGTGTTGGAAAAATTCTTTTTAATTTTACGAGCGCCTTGTACTTCAATTTCCAGAATTACCCATCGACCTTGCTCAATTTTTGTTTCTACTTGCTGGCGAGGTGTCCCGTAGTAGTTTCCTGTGTATTCTGCCCATTCTAACAGGGTTTGGCTGGCAATCATTGCCTCGAATTGACAGGGATTGACAAAGTAATAGTCTTTACCGTTTACTTCACCAGGACGAGGGGAACGTGTGGTGGCGGAGATAGAGAGATATAGTTGGGAATGACGGTTTAGCAACTCTCGCACTATAGTTCCTTTACCCACGCCACTGGGACCGGTGATTAGGATTAGTTTACCCTTGGTCATTGGCTTGTGTATTTAGTTATTATTGCTCCCAGATTCTTTATGAATTACAAAACGATGAGCGACGGTTTCAGGTTGAATAGCTGAGAGCACAATATGACTAGAATCTGTAATAATTACTGCTCTGGTACGCCTTCCGTAGGTGGCATCGATGAGTTTGCCTTCTTCTCTAGCTTCTGTAATAATGCGCTTAATTGGTGCAGATTCTGGGCTAACGATCGCGATTACCCGGTTCGCCGATACAATATTACCAAAACCAATGTTAATTAGTTGTATTTCCATGAATAAATAGTGACTAATCTGTTTATATTCTTGTTCAAACGATATAATTCTAATATTATCTCTAAAAACCGAGGATTTCAACGCTAAAATCTAAATTGTTAACTATATTGTCCCTTTTTTCACCTTAATCTTTGTAACTTATTATGCAGCCTGTTGATTATACAACTATGATAGCTGCGTGTTCTCAGCTAGAAAAAGACTGGCTACCTGGAAGGGTAGAGCAAGTTTATCAGCGCGATCGCTACACCGTATCTCTAGGTTTGCGCACCTTCAAACAAAAAGGTTGGTTAGATTTAGCTTGGCACCCTCAAGGAGCGAGAATATGTCTAGGTTCAGATCCTCCTCGCACTCCCGATACATTTACTTTTAGCGATCAGCTTCGTCATCAGTTAAAGGGTTTTGCTCTAATTAAAATTGAACCGGTAACACCATGGGAGAGAGTCTTAGATTTACAGTTTGCTAAACGTCCGGGAGAGGAAGCTTCTTGGCATCTGTATCTGGAAATTATGGGAAAATACAGTAACCTAGTTTTAACGAACACGCAACAACAGATTATTACTGTAGCCCATCAAGTCAGCTCGACTCAATCTAGTTTACGTCCATTACAAACGGGACAAAGTTATGAACTTCCTCCACCCCTGACGACGCAGATTCCTAGCTTGACAGAAGATTATACTACGTGGCAGCATAGGTTGAGTCTGATTCCTAGGGCGATCGCGCCTGGATTATTAAAAACCTATCGCGGTTTGAGTCCCACTTTGGTACGCTTATTACTACGTAGAGCTGGTTTAGATTCAGAAAAGTCTGTAGATAGCTTATCTTCTTCTGACTGGCAACAACTCTTCACGGTTTGGCAAGAATGGCTCTATATCTTAAGCGATCAAGAATTTGTTCCTGTTTGGACCGACGATGGTTACAATGTACTCGGCTGGAATGGGTGGACTACCAGTAAAAATGTCAGTGAGCTGCTCAATAGTTATTATACCGAGCAACTCAGTCAACAAGTTTTTCAACAGCTCCGTCAACAATTAGAGCAAAAAATTAAGCATAGTTTGAGCAAACTTCGCACAAAACGAGATACATTCGCTGCTAAACTTCAAGAATCTCAAGAAGCCGAGCAATACCGTCAAAAAGCTGATTTACTCATGGCCCATCTGCACCAGTGGGAACCAGGGATGAGTAGGATTACCCTAGCTGATTTTGAGACGCTTCAACCAGTGAGTATTAAGCTCAATCCCGAAAAAAATGCAGTACAAAACGCTCAGACACTCTATAAAAAACATCAAAAACTAAAAAGAGCCCGTGATGCGGTTATTCCCCTTTGGCAAGCGACTTTAGCAGAAATACATTACTTAGAACAAATAGAAGTAAATTTAGCCCAGTTGGAGCTTTATACCCAAGCCGATGATTTACTTGCTCTTGAAGAAATTAAAGCAGAATTAATCCAACAAAACTATTTGCCATCTCTACATCAACATGTAAGTAATAATAAAGTTACGTCAGAGCCTCATCGCTACTCTACACCCTCGGGCTTTCAGTTGTGGATTGGCAGAAATAATCGACAAAATGAACAGTTAACTTTTCGTACTGCGGGAGATTATGATTTGTGGTTCCACACCCAAGAAATCCCCGGAAGTCATGTTTTACTGCGTTTAGAACCAGGTAGCGTCCCTTACGAACAAGACTTACAATTTAGCGCTGATTTGACGGCTTATTATAGTCAAGCTCGTGAAAGCGATCGCGTTCCTGTTATTTATACTGAACCTAAATATGTATATAAACCGAAAGGTGCTCAACCAGGGATAGCAATCTATAAGAAAGAACGAGTTATTTGGGGACGTCCTCAAGTGGCTAAAGCTTATTTAGAAGCTAACTCTCAAGAGTGATAAACTAAAAATGTGTCAAGATGTGTAGGAGGTAATAGCGTTATGTTTGGTAACAAATTAAACTTTATTTTTGGTGTAATCATTAGTACGTCAGTTTTAGTATTTATCAGTACTAGCAATGTTTTCGCTTACCTTAGCTCCTTTAATAATAATTCTGAACAACCAGTTACAGTTGAACATTTAATTAGTCAAGCAAACTATGATGCTGTAGAAATCAAAACCATTCCTGTTAGAGAAAACATCTATATGTTAATAGGAGAAGGTGGTAATATAGGAGTTTCTACAGGAGAAGATGGCGCCTTATTAATTGATAGTCAATTTGCTCCCTTGACTGCCAAAATTGAAGCGGCAGTAAAAGCAATTAATCCACAAGCAATCACCTATTTAATTAACACTCATTATCATTTTGATCATACTGGTGGTAATGAAAATCTAGCTAAGCTGGGGGTTAAAATCATTGCCCACGATAATGTATCAAAGCAGATGAGTATTCCCCATACTTATGCTGTGCTTGGGATGGAAACACCAGCTCAACCCCAAGAAGCTCTACCAGTAGTTACTTTTAGCCAAAGCATGAATTTAGAACTAAATGGCAATCAAGTTTATGCTTTTCATATTCCTCTTGCTCATACTGATGGGGATGTTATTATTCAATTTAAAGATAAAAATGTGATTCATGCGGGGGATATTTATTTTCAAGGAATGTATCCCTTTATTGATACAGAAGTTGGTGGCTCTGTAGCGGGTATGATTAGTGCTGTTGACCAGATTTTACCATTGTGTAATGAAGAGACTTTAATTATTCCAGGCCACGGTAATTTATCTAATTGTCAAGAATTAGGAAAATATCAAGAAATGCTTAAAACTGTTAATCAAAGAGTTGAAGATGGAATAGCACAACAGATGAGTTTAGAAGATTTAATTGCCGGGAATATTCTAGCCGACTTAGATGAAAAGTGGGGTAAGGGATTTTTAAAGGCTGAGCAATTTATAACTATTGCCTATCAAGGGATGAAAAAGTAATTGTTAAGATTGAGTGATTTCTGTATACTCTGCGTAAACTTCTTCTGCAGTCAGATTTTCAGTTTCATTAGCAAAACAGTAGTATGCAGGTTTCTCGTCTGTAAATATTTGTTTGACGAAAACCAAGTTATCAACATCGCTGAATAAACCCACAGGAATAAAATATTGATACCCTTGTTTCAATCTATAAAACAAGTGAGTGCCACATTGAGAACAAAAGCCGCGTTCTGCCCAAGCGGAAGATTCATAAATAGTTATATTTTCTTTACCTTCAAATTCAACAACGTTACTACATTCAACTGCTAACAGTGGACCTCCACCCCATTTTCTACACATCGCACAGTGACAGGCGGCAACGCGATGATCGAGATTACTGGCGTTAATGGTTACAGAACCGCAAAGACAACTAGCTTTTTGTGAAGTTGTGTTGGTCATTTTTTTACTTACCTTCTATACATGATCACAGCTATTTTCTCTCATGGTAACCGATGATATGTAAATTTATTTAAAGAAAATAGTATAGAAAAATACAGTAATTCTAGGTTTACTTTAAAAATATCAGAGAGAATGATGCTAAATCAATCCTATTGATTTAAAATACAACTCAAATAACAAAAATTGTTGAATTATGCATCAAATTTTACAGAGGAGCTTAGAGATAGGATCAGGACTAGTCATAGCACAGCCTGGACCTCCCGGTGCTAATGATTTCTTAAGAGGAAATATCGGTCAAGATATCTGGGGAATAGTTAAAGCGATTATTATTCTGGTGGTTGGCTGGATCATTGCTACCGTTGTTAGAAGTCTGATTGAAAAAATACTCAAACAGACAGATATAGATAATAGAATAGCAGCTTGGGTAATGGGTAGTAGCGACGAAGAACGATTAGTTCCTGTAGAAAAATGGGGGGCTAATATCGCTTTTTGGATCGTCTTTTTATTCGCGATCGTCGCCGCATTAAACTCATTACGATTAGAAGCGGTTTCAGTACCCTTAAACAACTTACTGAATCAGATCACAACTTTTATACCGCAAGTTGCCGGTGCAGCTTTATTGCTGGGTTTAGCTTGGTTGTTAGCTACCTTAGCAAAGATTGTAGTCACCAGAACTTTACAAACTGTGCGCTTAGATGAGCGTGTAGGACAACAACTGTCTGATTCGACGGTTACTACTAATCAGTTCGCCTTAAGTAACACCATTGGTAATGCGATTTACTGGTTAATCTTTTTAATTTTCATACCTGCGGTCCTCAGCACTCTCAGATTAGAGGGAACTCTGGGACCAGTACAGGCGATGGTAAACGATATTTTAGCAGTACTTCCCAAAATACTTAGCGCTGTACTAATCGCTGCGGTAGGTTGGTTTATTGCTCAAATCGTGCGCAACATCGTCACCAATCTGTTGATGGCTACGGGAATAAACCGTATCGGTGCAAAATTCGGTCTCTCTCAAGCCCCAGAAGGTCGTTCTTTAGCTTGGATTATCGGTACGATTGTTTATGTGTTCATCCTGATTCCCACTGGGATTGAAGCTCTCAATAAGTTAAATATTGAGTCTATTTCTGGACCGGGAACTCAGATGCTGCAGCAGGTGCTCAACAAAATACCTCAGATTTTCAGCGCCGTGGTGGTGTTGATTTTGGCTTATATCATCGCTAAATACGTGGGTGATTTTGTTACGGATATTTTGCGAGAAGTTGGTTTTGACAACGTTTTTCAATGGTTAGGAATTGCCACACCTTCTCCTGAACTAAAGGTAAAAATACCCACTGACACAACTAGTGAAACCACAACAACCACAAAGGTACAGGGAACAACGGTTGTCTCTGGACTAGAAGGGGAAAGAATACCTAGAACTATTCCTAAGCGTAGCCCTTCGGAATTGGTAGGGATAATTGTGGTAGTGGGGATTATGCTCGTCGCGGCGCTGACTGCAGTGGATATTCTCGAAATACAAGCACTGAGAACTGTGGTGGGTGTGATTTTGATACTCGCAGGTAGAGTATTATTGGCTTTGGTGATTTTGGCGATTGGTTTATATTTAGCTAATTTTGCTTTTAGCTTTATCACTAGTTCTGGTACGAATCAGTCCAGGACTTTAGCTCAAAGCGCTCGCATCGCTATAATCATACTGTCAACCACAATGGCATTACAGCAGTTGGGTATTGCTCCCAATATAATTAACCTGGCTTTTGGTTTATTATTAGGAGGAGTAGCAGTAGCGATCGCTCTCGCCTTCGGTTTAGGTGGAAGAGATATCGCAGCGCAACAAATTCGTGAATGGCGCGATTCTTTTAAAAACCAGTAGTAATAATGGGGGGTGATATTTCCCCCCGTAGCCAAAAATGTTACCAATTATTTACTCAGAAGCATTTTTACGTCATCAGACTGGAATAGGTCACCCAGAGAAACCGGAACGTCTGACGGCGATCGTAGGGGCTTTAAAAAGCGCTCCTTGGGCGTCAGAACTCTTGTGGGAATTACCAACCCCAGTAGATTCTGATCGCGTTCTCAAGATGGTAGAAACAATACATAGTCTAGAACACTTGGAACTGCTGAAAATGATCGCAACTACTGGAGGAGGCGCCATCGATGCAGATACCCCCATATCTCCCGATAGCTACGATGTGGCTTTACTCGCCGTCAGCGCTTGGTTAGACGGAGTTGATCGCGTTTTAACTACGGGTAAACCCGCTTTTGTCTTAGCGCGACCTCCCGGACACCACGCCACTCGAGATGACGCTATGGGTTTTTGTCTGTTGTCCAACGCCGCGATCGCCGCTCATTATGCACTTAAACAACCACAAATACAGCGAGTGGCTATTTTAGACTGGGATGTACATCATGGCAATGGTACCCAAGCTATAGTAGAGAGTAATCCGCAGATCGCCTATTGTTCTCTGCATCAGTTTCCCTGTTATCCAGGAACGGGGAGAGCCAGCGAACGGGGTTTCTACGAGAACGTGCTGAATCTGCCCATGTTAGCCCATAGTACTATCACCGAATATCAGAAAGCTTTTAGCGATCGAGTGGTTCCTTTTTTAACCCAGTTTCAACCCGATTTACTAATTGTGAGTGCGGGTTACGACGCCAACGCCTTAGATCCTTTAGCTTCTATAGATCTACAACCTCAAGACTACGGCATTTTTACTGATTATTGTCTGCAAATTACCAATCGTGTCGTTTTTGGTTTAGAAGGTGGTTATCATTTGCCTGCTTTAGCGCAATCGGTGCAAGCTACTATTGCTAGTTGTCTCAAAAATACCCCTTAGAAAAATATGGATTATTTATCCGTCTTAATAGAAGCGAGTCATTTAAAATATCTCCTATTCAAGGAAAAAGGGGAAGGGGTAAAGGGGAAAGGTTTAACTTCACAGCTATTACCTAACACCTCAAACCTAACGTTACCATAATTTATATCAAGATTCTGTAAGGTCAATCATGCTACTAGAAGACTATTTTAACTTTTTAGCTCCAGATGATATTCGGCTAAAAGGCACGCGTATAGGAATTGAGACGATTCTGTTTGATTATCTATTCCGTGCCCGAACCCCGGAGGAAATCGCTAAAATCTATTCATCTCTGACTCTGGAGCAAATTTATGCCACGATTCTTTATTACCTACATAACAAAAAAGCTATAGATGCTTACATGACCGACTGGTTAGAGTGGGCTGAACATATGCGTGAAGAACAACGCCGCAATCCACCTCTTATTACAGTAAGACTACATAAACTGAGAGCAGAAAGGGAGGCAATGAAGCAGGCAGATGACCCTCAAATACCTCATGGATGAGAATGTCGATCCGACCTACACAACTCAACTCCGTCGACTGAAGCCTGATTTATTTGTTCTGGCAGTAGGTGACTTGACAGCACCACCTAGAGGAACGCTCGACCCAGAAATTTTATGCTGGTGTGAAGAACGTAGTTTTATTCTGGTCACCAACAATCGCAAATCTATGCCTGTTCATCTAAACGATCATATTGCCAAAGATCGCCACATACCAGGAATTTTGATCTTGAACGCTAAATTAACTATAGGGGAGAATCTTGAGGAGTTGATCCTCATAGCTGACGCTTCATTTGAGGGTGAATATCAGGATCGAATTGATTTTTTGCCTCTACTTTAATGTTCCAATCTATAAAGACGACTTTTTACCCAAAACGAGGGGAGGATGTCAATTTAAGGTGAACATATCCATATCCTCGAATACGTCTCCTACCTCAAGCTTATCAACTTCTTCAACGATCGCAATTAAATCCCCATCTTTTGTAGAAACTCGCATATTCCCATCCAAAGATTCCCAGCTATATTGATCTGGTGTTCCCGCAAGGATTAATAAATCTTTCCCGCTGATAAAGTTTTGAATTGTAGCATAATCTTCGTCTCCTTTACCTACATAAAACGCTTCAGCAGTCGTATTAACAGAGGTGATGAAACTCCCCAGGACAAACTCATTACCGCCAGTTTCTACACCAATTAAGACGTCTACTTCTCCTGAACCATTATTATTAAAACGTAGGGGAAAATCATCAGGATGTTCTTTCACTAACTCGATATCTACCCCCATCACATGCGTATGAGCGCCCTCACCAAAAGCCTGCACTGTATCATTTCCTGCAGTACCAGTGAAAAAAGTCTCATAAAGTTCTCCATCGGGTCTAGGGGTTGTTTGTCCAACTTGAGTATAGTGGTCTAATCCGGACTTGTATTGACCCTGTTTGATTAATTCTTCCACATCAGGGTTGGCAAAAATATACATTTCTTCATTAAAACTGTCTGTAATGGGAGCTGCTAAAACAACTGTACTAAAAAACAGACAAACAAGCGGTAAAAATCTCATCATCTATCTCCTTTAAAATTGTAGTGAAAAAGAACCGATTACGGTAAAAGGTTGACCAGGTTCAATTCCTGTATCGCCTGCATTAGCCGCGTTGATATAGTAAACATCGGCAATATTTTTGAAGTTGAGAGCAAAACGGTAGCGGTTACGATTGTAGAAAATAGCCGCATTTCCAATAAGATAATCACCCACCGTATAGCTATTGGCTAAATCTCCAAAGCGATCGCCCACATAATTTAAACCCGCACCAAAGCCTAATCCTTGTAGAGTACCTGATTGAATTTCATAGGTCATCCACAGACTCGCCGAGTTATAGGGAACACCAAATAGGCGATTATCAATGAGACTGGGATCTGGATCTTCTGTAACCTTGGCGTCAATGTAAGCGTAAGAAGCAATGATATTCCATCCTGGTAAAATTTCACCCACAAGATCTAACTCAACCCCTTCGCTTTTTTGTTCGCCGATCGCAGCTGAGAATAAGGGATTATTGGGATCGGTAACCCCTACATTCTCCTTAGTGATATTAAAATAGGTCACCGTTGCTAGTAATCTTTGCTCGAATAATTCTGTTTTGATACCTACCTCGAATCCTTCGCCCCTTTCTGGTTCCAACGTTTCACCTGTGACCGTTGTTTCGCTACTAGGATTGAAAGATTGGGAGTAATTAGCAAAAACACTGAGTGCTGGAATAGGACGATACAACAAGCCAACCCTGGGGATAAAAGCATCAT
This genomic window from Gloeocapsa sp. PCC 73106 contains:
- a CDS encoding histone deacetylase, translated to MLPIIYSEAFLRHQTGIGHPEKPERLTAIVGALKSAPWASELLWELPTPVDSDRVLKMVETIHSLEHLELLKMIATTGGGAIDADTPISPDSYDVALLAVSAWLDGVDRVLTTGKPAFVLARPPGHHATRDDAMGFCLLSNAAIAAHYALKQPQIQRVAILDWDVHHGNGTQAIVESNPQIAYCSLHQFPCYPGTGRASERGFYENVLNLPMLAHSTITEYQKAFSDRVVPFLTQFQPDLLIVSAGYDANALDPLASIDLQPQDYGIFTDYCLQITNRVVFGLEGGYHLPALAQSVQATIASCLKNTP
- a CDS encoding DUF5615 family PIN-like protein; the encoded protein is MTLKYLMDENVDPTYTTQLRRLKPDLFVLAVGDLTAPPRGTLDPEILCWCEERSFILVTNNRKSMPVHLNDHIAKDRHIPGILILNAKLTIGENLEELILIADASFEGEYQDRIDFLPLL
- a CDS encoding DUF433 domain-containing protein, translated to MLLEDYFNFLAPDDIRLKGTRIGIETILFDYLFRARTPEEIAKIYSSLTLEQIYATILYYLHNKKAIDAYMTDWLEWAEHMREEQRRNPPLITVRLHKLRAEREAMKQADDPQIPHG
- a CDS encoding mechanosensitive ion channel, whose product is MHQILQRSLEIGSGLVIAQPGPPGANDFLRGNIGQDIWGIVKAIIILVVGWIIATVVRSLIEKILKQTDIDNRIAAWVMGSSDEERLVPVEKWGANIAFWIVFLFAIVAALNSLRLEAVSVPLNNLLNQITTFIPQVAGAALLLGLAWLLATLAKIVVTRTLQTVRLDERVGQQLSDSTVTTNQFALSNTIGNAIYWLIFLIFIPAVLSTLRLEGTLGPVQAMVNDILAVLPKILSAVLIAAVGWFIAQIVRNIVTNLLMATGINRIGAKFGLSQAPEGRSLAWIIGTIVYVFILIPTGIEALNKLNIESISGPGTQMLQQVLNKIPQIFSAVVVLILAYIIAKYVGDFVTDILREVGFDNVFQWLGIATPSPELKVKIPTDTTSETTTTTKVQGTTVVSGLEGERIPRTIPKRSPSELVGIIVVVGIMLVAALTAVDILEIQALRTVVGVILILAGRVLLALVILAIGLYLANFAFSFITSSGTNQSRTLAQSARIAIIILSTTMALQQLGIAPNIINLAFGLLLGGVAVAIALAFGLGGRDIAAQQIREWRDSFKNQ